In Patescibacteria group bacterium, a single window of DNA contains:
- a CDS encoding PD-(D/E)XK nuclease family protein, which translates to MPDKYKAVWVSHSSIADFLKCPRLYYLRNVYKDKKTGHKITIMTPPLALGQSVHEVIESLSFLPVEERFNAKIFEKYDEAWKKVSGKLGGFRDLEKEKEYKERGRAMLQVIIDNPGPLSHKAIKIRADGGLPYYFLSEEENIILCGKIDWIEYLEETDAINILDFKTGKNEEDEDSLQLPIYYLLAKNLQKRKVEKISYWYLDHQNPKDIVEMEIPNEIDAKTRVYEVAKRIKLARQIELFKCPKGGCFACRDLERVYNGEGEKVGESEYRQDIYIL; encoded by the coding sequence ATGCCTGATAAATATAAAGCAGTTTGGGTTTCTCATTCTTCAATAGCTGATTTTTTAAAATGCCCGAGACTTTATTATCTTCGTAATGTTTATAAAGATAAAAAAACTGGACATAAAATCACAATTATGACTCCTCCTCTTGCTTTGGGGCAATCTGTGCATGAAGTAATTGAATCTCTATCTTTTTTACCAGTTGAAGAGAGATTTAATGCAAAAATTTTTGAAAAATACGATGAAGCTTGGAAAAAAGTATCCGGGAAACTTGGAGGCTTTAGGGATTTAGAAAAAGAAAAAGAATATAAAGAAAGAGGAAGAGCAATGCTTCAAGTGATTATTGATAATCCAGGACCGCTTTCTCATAAGGCAATTAAAATACGAGCAGACGGAGGGCTTCCGTATTACTTTCTATCAGAAGAAGAAAATATTATTTTGTGCGGCAAAATTGACTGGATTGAATATTTAGAAGAAACGGACGCTATAAATATTTTAGATTTTAAAACGGGAAAAAACGAAGAAGACGAAGATTCGCTGCAACTTCCAATTTATTATTTACTTGCAAAAAATTTACAAAAAAGAAAAGTTGAAAAAATAAGCTATTGGTATTTGGATCATCAAAATCCAAAAGATATTGTGGAAATGGAAATTCCAAATGAAATTGATGCAAAAACCAGAGTTTATGAAGTTGCAAAAAGAATAAAACTTGCAAGACAAATTGAGCTTTTCAAATGCCCAAAGGGAGGATGTTTTGCCTGCCGAGATTTAGAGAGAGTTTATAACGGTGAGGGAGAAAAAGTGGGCGAGAGCGAATATCGACAGGATATTTATATTTTGTAA
- a CDS encoding NUDIX hydrolase: MKINGSFKWNNKDINFTYKDIDSFSDIPLEKIRQCYGVCFYQNKIVLGVYKDHWSLIGGTREKGEKPEETLRREILEESNMELINYLPIGFQYIPGDGSNDFYQLRYICKVKPYGDFVKDPGGNVTGIEIINSEDFLNYVKWGKVGERILERAIELKDKI, translated from the coding sequence ATGAAAATAAACGGTAGTTTTAAATGGAATAACAAAGATATAAATTTTACTTACAAAGATATTGATTCATTTAGCGATATTCCACTTGAAAAAATAAGACAATGTTATGGAGTTTGTTTTTATCAGAATAAAATTGTACTTGGTGTTTATAAAGATCACTGGAGTTTGATTGGAGGCACTAGGGAAAAGGGAGAAAAGCCAGAGGAGACACTGAGAAGGGAAATTTTAGAAGAATCAAATATGGAATTAATTAATTATTTGCCTATTGGTTTTCAGTATATTCCAGGCGATGGTTCTAATGACTTTTATCAGCTAAGATATATATGTAAGGTAAAACCTTATGGTGACTTTGTTAAAGATCCGGGTGGAAACGTTACTGGTATAGAAATTATAAATTCTGAGGATTTCTTGAATTATGTAAAGTGGGGAAAGGTAGGAGAAAGAATTTTGGAGAGAGCTATTGAATTAAAAGATAAAATATAA
- a CDS encoding cupin domain-containing protein, translated as MKGYKANIEELVSKNEYFRQVLYTSKHSQLVLMTLKPSEEIGMEIHPDNDQFFRFESGQGKVIIDGNEYDVNGGDVVIVPAGANHNVINVSSGEYLKMYTIYSPAHHRDGVIHKTKEEAEADDEKFDGKTTE; from the coding sequence ATGAAAGGATACAAAGCAAATATTGAAGAGCTGGTTTCTAAAAATGAATATTTTAGACAAGTTCTTTATACTTCAAAACATTCGCAGTTAGTTTTGATGACATTAAAACCTTCTGAAGAAATTGGTATGGAAATCCATCCTGATAATGACCAGTTTTTCCGTTTTGAAAGCGGACAGGGAAAGGTAATTATTGATGGAAATGAGTATGATGTAAATGGAGGGGATGTTGTTATTGTTCCGGCCGGAGCAAATCATAATGTGATCAATGTGTCATCTGGAGAATATTTAAAAATGTACACCATTTATTCTCCAGCTCATCACAGAGATGGAGTTATACATAAAACAAAAGAAGAAGCAGAGGCAGATGACGAAAAATTTGATGGCAAAACGACAGAATAA